TGGATTGATTTTAAGTTGTGATCCAAATGCAAAACCAGTAGATTTGAAACCATGGTTAAAGAAAACAAAGTTTTCATTGCGGTAGGAGGCACTGGAGGGCATATTCATCCAGCCCTTCGACTTGCTGATGAGATTAAAACAACACCTTTTTTTATTGGTTACAAAATTACACAAAACACGCACCTTTCCAAAGATGTCAAAAAATTGGATGTGCACTCTTCAACACACAATATTTTTAAGCTCATGTTGGGTTTTTTCCAAAGTTTGTATTTTTTGCTCAAAATACGTCCTTCTGTCGTCTTTGGATTTGGATCTTACCACACGCTTCCGATTCTCATTGCAAGTGTGCTTTTTAGAAAAAAAATCATTCTTTTTGAATCCAACCTGCAGCCAGGACTTATCAATCGTTTTTTTTCGCGTTTTGCAAAAAAAACCGCGCTATTTTTTGATCAAGTTCCCTTATTCAACACAACACTCATTGAACCTCTTTTAAAAAAAAATTACCTTGAAAAGGTTTCTAAAGAAGAGGCTTTAAAATATTTCCATCTTGAAAAGGATAAAAAAACGCTCCTTATTTTTGGGGGATCTATTGGAGCGAAACCCTTGAATAAAGCGCTTAAATTGTTACTTTCAAAAACATTGGATCCAAAAAAATGGCAAATAGTGCATTTTACAGGTGCGCACACAGATCCAAAAGAAGTGCAGATGCATTATCAAAAGTTTTCAAATTGTGTCAAAACATTTGAAACGAAGATGCATCTGGCCTACACGCTTTGCGATTGCGTCATTGCAAGAAGTGGAGCTATGACACTCTCAGAGCTCATCTTTTTTGAAACGCCAGCTTTGCTCATTCCTTATCCTTTTGCAAGAAAACAACACCAGCACAAAAATGCACGCTTTTTTCAAGATGTGGTTCAAGGAGGACTTTTATTAGATCAACAAGATCTCTATTCACATTTCTCCAACACACTAGATCGGTTTTTTTCAAATCTCGTTGATTACAAAGCAAAAATTTGTGAATATAAAAAGCGAGTAAAATACACCAAAATCCAGCAGTTTTTGCATGAAATTGAAGACTAAAACCTACTATTTTATTGGCATTGGAGGCATTGGCATGAGTAGCCTAGCTTCCATTCTTTTACAACAAAAACAGCGCGTATGTGGAAGTGATCTAAAAGAAAATGCCAACACACAATTTTTAAAAGAAATAGGCGCTGAAATTGATTTTGATCAAACGCGCGACACTGTTCCAGAAGAGTGCACCATTGTCTATAGCTCAGCGATTAAAGATGACCATCCACAAATGCAATTTGCTAAAGATAAAAAGCTTCAATTTTTACATCGATCCGATCTGTTGAATCAAATCATGCAAGAAAAAAAGAGCTTTATTGTAGCAGGAACGCATGGAAAAACATGGACAAGTTCATTGTTAACATGGGTTTTGCATGTAGCTGACCTATCTCCTTCTTTTAGCATTGGAGGAAAAATCAAAGGGCTTGATAGGCATGGAGTGTTTACCGATAACAATCTGTTTGTTGCCGAAGCAGATGAAAGTGATGGAAGTTTGACAAAATATCATCCTTTTGGAGCTATCATCACAAATATTGGCGATGATCATTTGGATCACTATGAAAGTGCAGACAATGTTGAAAAAGCTTTTTTCACCTGTATTCAAAATACACAATCCAAAGAACACCTTTTTTATTGTGGAGATGACCCAAAGCTTTTCAAGATTCATCAAGGTGTTTCTTTTGGCTTTGAAGAGCACAACACGATTCGAGGATGCCATTTTTCCCAAGATGAAAAAGGGGTCATATTTGATATTCAAATCGACAAAAAGTGTTACCCAAAGATGCGACTTCATCAATTTGGGAAACATTTAGCATCCAATGCGCTTGGCGTATTCGGACTCTGTTTAAAATTAGGCGTCGATGCAAACGTCATTCAAGAAGCTTTTTGTACATTTCAAGGTGCCAAACGCCGCCAAGAAATCACTTTTGAAAAAAAAGGACTTTGTTTGATCGATGACTACGGACATCATCCAAAAGAAATTGAATGTACACTCAAAGCGATTAAAAAACGCATGTATCCAAAACGCGTGATTTGTCTCTTCCAACCGCACCGTTTTTCTCGCCTTGAAGCACACTTAGAGAGTTTTGCACTGAGTTTTGATGCTGCTGACGAGCTTTTGATCACAGACGTCTTTTCTGCAGGGGAAACAAAGAGAAGTGTTGATCAGATGGATTTGATTGAAAAAATTAAAAAACGCTGCCCTCGCTTTGTCAAATACATCTCAAGACAAGACATTGTGCCCTGTTTTCAAAAAACCTTGCGCCCTTTTGATGTGCTTGTCACGTTCGGTGCAGGGGATATCACAAAAATTCATACACCTCTAAAAGAGCATTTTGATATTCATGATCCAAAAAAATATAACGTGGCTCTTTTGTATGGTGGGAGATCTTACGAACATGAAATCACCAAGCTTTCTTTTGCAAACATTGAAAAGGGGTTAAGTGATCAGCTTTTTAATAAAACAAGCTTTTACGTAGATAGAGAAAATACACTGCCTTCTTTAGAAAAACTTAAGAAATTTGATCTTATCTATCCTGTATTTCATGGATTTGGAGAAGATGGAACGATGCAAGGCCTTTGTGAGATCTTAAATGTGGCTTATGCGGGGTGCGGTGTGAAGTCTTGCGCAATTGCCATGGATAAAGTGGCAACAAAAAAACTCTGCAAACAAGCAGGCGTTCCAATAACTCGAGATGTCTCTTTTTTTCATCAAGAATGGAAAATGGATCGTCAAAAAGTAATTGAGAAAATCGAAAAGACGCTTAACTATCCTTGCATTGCCAAAGCTGTCTTTTTGGGGTCTTCGGTTGCAACAAAGCGCGTTTTTAATCAAATAGAGCTTATAGAACAATTAGACTGTATTTTTCGACATGACAAACAAGCCTTGATTGAAGAGAGCATTTCTGGAAGGGAATTTGAAGTAGCTGTCTTAGGAGATCAAGAAGCGTGCTATATAGCCGGGCCTGGAGAAATTTTGACAAATGGCGAAGTTTACGACTATGTGTCTAAATATGAAAAGCCTTTTGAAACAACCCTGGATGTTAACTTAGATCCGCAGCTTACCAAAACACTCCATGATCTTGCGAAAAAAGCCTACAGAGCCATTGGGGCCAATGGGTATGCGCGTATAGATTTTCTTTTTAAAGACAATCAGTTTTATTTTATGGAAATCAATCCGATTCCAGGCTTTACGGCTATTTCTCTTTTTCCACAAATGTTTGAATCTGCTGGTATGTCTTTCGAAAATTTGCTCAATAAAATTGTGCAATTTGGGCTGGCAAAACACCATCTGCAGTATGCAAAAATCACGCTCTAATTGGATTTTATTTTTTTTAATCACATTTTTCACAAGTGGGATTGTTGTGATGAGCTTTGCATT
This genomic window from Chlamydiota bacterium contains:
- the murG gene encoding UDP-N-acetylglucosamine--N-acetylmuramyl-(pentapeptide) pyrophosphoryl-undecaprenol N-acetylglucosamine transferase codes for the protein MVKENKVFIAVGGTGGHIHPALRLADEIKTTPFFIGYKITQNTHLSKDVKKLDVHSSTHNIFKLMLGFFQSLYFLLKIRPSVVFGFGSYHTLPILIASVLFRKKIILFESNLQPGLINRFFSRFAKKTALFFDQVPLFNTTLIEPLLKKNYLEKVSKEEALKYFHLEKDKKTLLIFGGSIGAKPLNKALKLLLSKTLDPKKWQIVHFTGAHTDPKEVQMHYQKFSNCVKTFETKMHLAYTLCDCVIARSGAMTLSELIFFETPALLIPYPFARKQHQHKNARFFQDVVQGGLLLDQQDLYSHFSNTLDRFFSNLVDYKAKICEYKKRVKYTKIQQFLHEIED
- the murC gene encoding UDP-N-acetylmuramate--L-alanine ligase, with the protein product MKLKTKTYYFIGIGGIGMSSLASILLQQKQRVCGSDLKENANTQFLKEIGAEIDFDQTRDTVPEECTIVYSSAIKDDHPQMQFAKDKKLQFLHRSDLLNQIMQEKKSFIVAGTHGKTWTSSLLTWVLHVADLSPSFSIGGKIKGLDRHGVFTDNNLFVAEADESDGSLTKYHPFGAIITNIGDDHLDHYESADNVEKAFFTCIQNTQSKEHLFYCGDDPKLFKIHQGVSFGFEEHNTIRGCHFSQDEKGVIFDIQIDKKCYPKMRLHQFGKHLASNALGVFGLCLKLGVDANVIQEAFCTFQGAKRRQEITFEKKGLCLIDDYGHHPKEIECTLKAIKKRMYPKRVICLFQPHRFSRLEAHLESFALSFDAADELLITDVFSAGETKRSVDQMDLIEKIKKRCPRFVKYISRQDIVPCFQKTLRPFDVLVTFGAGDITKIHTPLKEHFDIHDPKKYNVALLYGGRSYEHEITKLSFANIEKGLSDQLFNKTSFYVDRENTLPSLEKLKKFDLIYPVFHGFGEDGTMQGLCEILNVAYAGCGVKSCAIAMDKVATKKLCKQAGVPITRDVSFFHQEWKMDRQKVIEKIEKTLNYPCIAKAVFLGSSVATKRVFNQIELIEQLDCIFRHDKQALIEESISGREFEVAVLGDQEACYIAGPGEILTNGEVYDYVSKYEKPFETTLDVNLDPQLTKTLHDLAKKAYRAIGANGYARIDFLFKDNQFYFMEINPIPGFTAISLFPQMFESAGMSFENLLNKIVQFGLAKHHLQYAKITL